The Methanomethylovorans hollandica DSM 15978 genome includes a region encoding these proteins:
- a CDS encoding NAD-dependent succinate-semialdehyde dehydrogenase encodes MTLISSINPTTGKIIRQFQPYSNEQINAALKKADTVFHEWKDFDVSARSKLLSDLSQLLRSRKQELGELITLEMGKVIKQSVSEVVKCADTFDYFAAHAEEFMQPEEAETDASESMVSYEPMGPVLAIKPWNFPFWQVLSAASHILAAGNVVLLKHSSYVPMCALKMEELFLEAGFPDGVFQTLLTDGSTASSLISRDEIKAVSFTGGDIAGKKVAELAARNMKKFVLELGGSDPFIVLADADVEKATTVAVPSRCINTGQTCIAAKRFIVAQEVAEEFTGKFVELTEQLKLGDPMDKNTDIGPLVREEQISILGQQVEDAIAKGARPLLPGGKMEREGFFYSPTVLDNVNLDMKVMAEETFGPVAPIITVRNEQEAIRIANSTQFGLGASIWTKDREKGALLARQLETGMVAVNAFFRPEACMPFGGIKKSGMGREMAKHGFYEFMHLKAVKIY; translated from the coding sequence ATGACCCTCATCTCATCCATCAATCCAACCACAGGAAAAATTATCAGACAATTTCAACCTTACTCAAATGAACAAATAAATGCAGCTCTTAAGAAAGCTGATACGGTTTTTCATGAGTGGAAAGATTTCGACGTGTCCGCACGCAGCAAACTTTTAAGTGATCTCTCGCAACTGCTGCGCAGCAGAAAACAGGAGCTTGGAGAACTTATCACACTGGAGATGGGTAAGGTCATAAAACAGTCTGTGTCCGAGGTTGTTAAGTGTGCAGATACGTTCGACTATTTTGCAGCGCATGCGGAGGAGTTTATGCAGCCGGAAGAGGCAGAAACGGATGCTTCTGAGTCCATGGTGTCATACGAACCCATGGGGCCGGTACTGGCCATAAAGCCCTGGAACTTCCCTTTCTGGCAGGTGCTCAGTGCAGCCTCTCATATACTGGCGGCAGGCAACGTAGTGCTGCTCAAGCATTCCAGCTATGTGCCCATGTGCGCCCTGAAGATGGAAGAACTTTTCCTGGAAGCAGGATTTCCAGACGGTGTTTTTCAGACACTGCTGACAGATGGTTCTACAGCTTCCTCGCTCATCTCAAGGGATGAGATCAAAGCAGTTTCCTTTACAGGTGGGGATATTGCCGGAAAAAAGGTTGCAGAGCTTGCAGCCCGCAATATGAAGAAGTTCGTACTGGAACTTGGAGGCAGTGACCCATTCATAGTGCTTGCTGATGCCGATGTGGAAAAAGCGACAACTGTGGCTGTACCCAGCCGGTGCATCAACACAGGGCAAACATGCATAGCAGCCAAGAGGTTCATAGTGGCACAGGAAGTAGCAGAAGAGTTCACCGGTAAGTTCGTGGAGCTTACAGAGCAGCTCAAACTGGGAGACCCAATGGACAAGAACACAGACATTGGGCCGCTGGTGCGGGAAGAACAAATATCTATCCTTGGACAGCAGGTGGAAGATGCTATCGCAAAAGGGGCAAGACCACTTCTTCCCGGAGGAAAGATGGAAAGAGAGGGCTTCTTCTACTCCCCTACGGTACTTGATAATGTAAACCTTGATATGAAAGTGATGGCAGAAGAGACCTTTGGGCCTGTAGCACCGATAATCACCGTCAGGAACGAACAGGAGGCCATCCGTATTGCCAACAGTACTCAGTTCGGCCTGGGTGCAAGCATCTGGACAAAGGATAGGGAAAAAGGAGCTTTGCTTGCCAGACAGCTTGAAACGGGAATGGTGGCTGTTAACGCTTTCTTCCGCCCAGAGGCATGTATGCCTTTTGGAGGCATAAAAAAGAGTGGAATGGGCAGAGAAATGGCAAAACACGGGTTCTATGAGTTCATGCACCTGAAGGCAGTAAAGATATATTGA